From one Marinobacter sp. LV10MA510-1 genomic stretch:
- a CDS encoding phosphate ABC transporter ATP-binding protein, which yields MSYGNCTVVEKVTLRVQRNSVMALIGPSGCGKSSLLYCLNRLNDLVPCCSVEGSVNFSWMETKLLGKNSTQLRRQVGMLFQRPNPFPFSIRKNLEFALKQHGIKARIEINNLIESALREVGLWDEVRDRLDSSAMALSGGQQQRLCLARALVLDPDVLLMDEPCSSLDPMSTEKIETLIRNLSKRRTIVLVTHSLSQARRVADEVAVFWKVDGVGKLIECGNSKDVFERPQHPLTKTYLEFA from the coding sequence GTGAGCTATGGCAACTGCACCGTCGTGGAGAAGGTGACGCTGCGCGTTCAGCGTAACTCAGTCATGGCATTGATCGGTCCGTCCGGATGCGGAAAGTCCAGCCTGCTTTACTGCTTGAACCGTCTGAACGATCTTGTGCCTTGCTGTTCCGTGGAGGGGTCAGTCAACTTCAGCTGGATGGAAACCAAGCTTTTGGGGAAAAACTCAACCCAGCTGCGCCGACAGGTCGGGATGTTGTTTCAACGCCCCAACCCTTTCCCGTTCTCGATTCGCAAGAATCTTGAATTTGCCCTAAAGCAGCATGGTATCAAAGCCCGTATCGAGATCAACAACCTTATTGAATCCGCACTACGCGAAGTCGGCTTATGGGACGAGGTTCGCGATCGGCTCGACAGTTCAGCCATGGCTCTGTCGGGTGGTCAGCAGCAACGCCTTTGCCTTGCGCGCGCGCTAGTACTGGATCCCGATGTGTTGCTGATGGATGAACCCTGCAGTTCTCTGGACCCGATGTCGACAGAGAAGATTGAAACGCTGATTCGCAACCTGTCCAAGCGAAGAACCATTGTCCTGGTTACCCACAGCTTAAGTCAGGCACGGCGTGTGGCTGATGAGGTAGCAGTATTCTGGAAGGTTGATGGGGTCGGCAAGTTGATTGAGTGTGGCAATTCCAAGGACGTGTTTGAGCGACCTCAGCATCCCTTGACTAAAACCTATTTAGAGTTCGCCTGA
- a CDS encoding acyl--CoA ligase, translating to MPRGTGELMARGHWVAHYPSGNGEWLATGDFAILNDSAQLEIIDRMEDALISNGNPLCSALIEHQARLVPGVADAALLVTGLDNGHCVLAWIAAADSDPSAVDLELQQQIASAFDGWSPTQCKRVDSFPYTPSAKVQKHLLKAQIARLHNNNEALTPSFSCRGHES from the coding sequence GTGCCCAGGGGAACCGGCGAGCTTATGGCCCGCGGACACTGGGTTGCCCATTACCCCAGCGGTAACGGTGAGTGGCTGGCCACGGGCGACTTTGCGATCCTGAACGACAGTGCCCAGCTGGAAATTATCGATCGAATGGAGGATGCCTTGATCAGCAATGGCAACCCCCTGTGTTCAGCGCTGATTGAACACCAGGCGCGATTGGTCCCCGGTGTCGCAGATGCTGCGTTGCTGGTCACCGGGCTCGACAACGGTCACTGCGTGTTGGCCTGGATTGCCGCAGCCGACTCTGATCCTTCCGCAGTTGATCTTGAACTGCAACAACAGATTGCCAGTGCTTTCGACGGCTGGAGCCCAACGCAATGCAAGCGGGTGGACAGTTTTCCCTACACCCCGTCTGCAAAGGTTCAGAAGCACCTGCTTAAAGCCCAAATCGCCCGCCTTCATAACAATAACGAGGCTTTAACTCCCAGTTTTTCCTGCCGAGGTCATGAGTCATGA
- a CDS encoding permease, translating to MLVELFLLITWAVVMLQQRVSFQAAQGSLMGSSSWRSAFVASIGGVLTPFCSCSTIPVLSGMLRAGVGFVPSFAFLVASPVVSEGVFILLLLTVGIIPAVVFIFLGLVLTSAAGVTAGSFGLARYVTLKPTPQSSAAFLGQAAAKWQGWQPSSRFAWLAAKQELRTVAPYLLVGLLIGGLIYGAVPQQALVRLLDQLPVGWLYLACALLGVPLYISPITALPIGLALIEKGFPVGPLVTFLVSAIGTSLPEVMLLFRLFKLPLVIAHTLTVITCALVLGLAIAFLV from the coding sequence TTGCTTGTTGAACTTTTTTTGTTGATCACCTGGGCGGTCGTGATGCTGCAACAGCGGGTCTCATTTCAGGCGGCACAAGGTTCACTGATGGGTTCCTCCAGTTGGCGATCGGCATTTGTTGCCAGTATCGGTGGAGTACTAACTCCCTTCTGTTCCTGCTCAACAATTCCTGTGCTGAGCGGAATGCTCAGGGCAGGAGTTGGCTTCGTGCCGAGTTTTGCCTTTTTGGTGGCCTCACCCGTAGTGAGCGAGGGTGTATTTATCTTGCTGCTGCTCACTGTGGGTATTATCCCGGCTGTCGTGTTTATTTTCCTGGGCCTGGTTTTGACCTCTGCAGCTGGCGTGACAGCAGGCAGTTTTGGGCTGGCACGTTACGTCACGCTGAAGCCAACCCCACAAAGCAGCGCCGCTTTTCTGGGTCAAGCTGCAGCGAAATGGCAGGGCTGGCAGCCCTCATCACGCTTTGCTTGGCTAGCGGCAAAGCAGGAGTTGCGCACCGTCGCGCCTTATCTGCTGGTGGGCTTGCTGATTGGGGGCTTGATCTATGGCGCTGTACCGCAGCAAGCACTGGTGAGGCTGCTCGATCAATTGCCGGTTGGCTGGCTCTACCTGGCATGCGCACTGCTGGGCGTGCCACTCTACATTTCGCCTATCACCGCATTGCCAATCGGTTTGGCGCTCATCGAGAAAGGTTTCCCGGTTGGACCGCTTGTAACCTTTCTGGTGTCCGCGATAGGAACCAGCCTACCTGAGGTCATGCTTCTGTTCAGGTTGTTCAAACTCCCACTGGTGATAGCTCACACGCTGACCGTCATTACGTGCGCATTGGTCCTCGGACTGGCTATCGCATTTTTGGTGTAA
- a CDS encoding SDR family oxidoreductase — MKTPLQTPRRGKRVLLTGGTGHLGSLMAAQLLSDGWADHVIIPTRKSNTGDSIPQEIQRELMALERVPDEFQMRLTIVHWQGAETASVELLEDMLRSGKVDTVIHCAGCLDYFDNEALKAINVDFTTRLTIAAKGVGVGFFVFVSTAYAAGYSGELISETALPEPRSDPTNYTLTKRAAERVVAQCGIPFVVIRPSVVIGSSVDGYRETA; from the coding sequence ATGAAAACGCCGCTTCAGACGCCACGTCGCGGCAAACGCGTCCTGCTCACTGGAGGTACGGGGCATCTCGGTTCACTCATGGCAGCTCAACTGCTGAGCGATGGTTGGGCGGATCACGTGATTATCCCCACTCGGAAAAGCAATACCGGCGACAGCATTCCGCAAGAAATTCAGCGTGAGCTGATGGCTTTGGAACGGGTTCCGGACGAATTTCAGATGCGTCTGACTATCGTCCATTGGCAGGGTGCCGAGACAGCGTCGGTAGAATTGCTCGAGGACATGCTCCGCTCAGGTAAAGTTGATACCGTGATCCATTGCGCAGGCTGCCTTGATTACTTTGACAATGAAGCGTTAAAGGCCATAAACGTTGATTTCACTACAAGGCTGACAATCGCAGCGAAAGGCGTCGGCGTGGGTTTTTTTGTCTTCGTTTCGACGGCCTACGCGGCAGGCTATTCCGGTGAACTCATATCAGAAACGGCGTTGCCTGAGCCGCGAAGCGATCCAACCAACTATACCTTGACCAAACGAGCCGCCGAGCGTGTGGTTGCGCAGTGTGGTATTCCTTTTGTCGTTATCAGACCCTCGGTTGTTATCGGTAGCTCAGTGGATGGGTATCGAGAGACTGCTTAG
- a CDS encoding NAD(P)/FAD-dependent oxidoreductase codes for MIAPKNKTNNSSSPHHIVIVGGGAGGLELITSLGNTLGKKGKARITLVDAGLTHVWKPLLHEVASGSLDANANEINYRAHARKHHYEFQLGRMSGLNRATKTLVVAPFMGEDGAEVVPEREIAYDTLVISVGSTANDFGTPGAQKNCLFLDSLIQARRFHNLMLNAFLRKNHEAQQGRQHRLHINIIGAGATGVELAAELRLASRELPVYGMNHLRASDVSISVIEAADRILPALPTRLSSAATRELEHLHVKVLTGQPVSEIKEDLLVMKDGTELPSDMTIWAAGIKAPVFLSNLEGIEVNRNNQLVVLQTLQTTHDTDIFALGDCAACPQPGSERPVPARAQAAHQQADALFKTLCNRLQGKAAVPFVYNDHGSLINFSRYTTVGNLMGNLSGRSMYIEGKVARLFYASLYRMHQVALHGFLRTGVIWLMDKVSRAMQPRLKLH; via the coding sequence ATGATTGCTCCGAAAAATAAAACCAATAATAGTAGTAGTCCCCACCACATAGTGATCGTTGGCGGCGGTGCCGGCGGCCTTGAGCTGATCACCAGCCTTGGCAACACATTGGGGAAAAAAGGCAAAGCCCGCATTACCCTGGTGGATGCCGGCCTGACCCACGTCTGGAAACCTCTGCTGCACGAAGTTGCCTCTGGCTCCCTAGACGCCAATGCCAACGAAATCAATTACCGCGCCCACGCTCGCAAACATCATTACGAATTTCAGCTCGGCCGCATGAGCGGTCTGAACCGCGCCACCAAAACCCTGGTGGTTGCGCCATTTATGGGCGAAGACGGCGCAGAAGTCGTGCCCGAAAGGGAAATTGCCTACGACACGCTGGTGATTTCTGTAGGCAGTACCGCGAACGATTTTGGCACCCCCGGGGCTCAGAAAAACTGCTTGTTTCTAGACAGTCTGATACAAGCCCGGCGCTTCCATAACCTGATGTTGAACGCATTTTTGCGCAAAAACCACGAAGCTCAGCAAGGCCGCCAACACCGCCTGCACATCAATATTATTGGCGCCGGCGCTACCGGTGTGGAGTTGGCAGCCGAATTGCGCCTGGCCTCGCGCGAACTGCCGGTGTACGGCATGAACCACCTGCGTGCGTCCGACGTGTCTATTTCAGTGATTGAAGCGGCCGACCGTATTTTGCCTGCGTTGCCCACACGACTGTCTTCTGCGGCAACTCGCGAGCTGGAACATCTGCATGTGAAGGTGCTAACGGGCCAGCCGGTCAGCGAAATAAAAGAAGACCTTCTTGTGATGAAAGACGGCACCGAGCTGCCATCCGACATGACCATCTGGGCTGCTGGCATCAAGGCACCGGTGTTTCTGAGTAATCTGGAAGGTATCGAAGTGAATCGTAATAATCAATTGGTGGTACTGCAAACCCTGCAAACCACCCATGACACAGATATTTTTGCTCTTGGCGATTGCGCCGCCTGCCCTCAACCAGGCTCGGAGCGCCCGGTACCCGCTCGCGCCCAGGCTGCACACCAGCAAGCCGACGCGCTGTTCAAAACTCTGTGCAACCGCCTGCAAGGCAAAGCAGCCGTGCCATTTGTATACAACGACCACGGCTCGCTGATCAACTTTAGCCGCTACACCACCGTCGGTAACCTGATGGGTAATTTGTCGGGGCGCAGCATGTACATTGAAGGTAAGGTAGCGCGATTGTTTTACGCGTCTCTGTACCGTATGCACCAGGTGGCACTGCACGGTTTTCTGCGCACCGGCGTTATCTGGTTGATGGACAAAGTCAGCCGGGCAATGCAGCCGCGTTTAAAGCTGCACTGA
- a CDS encoding LuxR C-terminal-related transcriptional regulator: MEGDKKSYNWEAFRESMRAPFFLELDVDCTAIGITDVNGPTVHFKEILFLEGEIHEEPETLQSHCASLVALWTAMRTPSLVDLGQCTCIGRRLLSQEPVLGRRFAVHANQLGDNSLLFVVISSTKRWNNVETVKRIVAELVEQAREIYDVDDIPPCASSEPDDAGLDWYQFTAREVQILKLVASGISNKQIARELGSSPNTVRNQIHALFRKTEVTSRTALAMRVAAIK, encoded by the coding sequence ATGGAAGGTGATAAGAAGAGTTACAACTGGGAAGCGTTTCGAGAAAGCATGAGAGCGCCATTCTTTCTGGAACTGGACGTTGACTGCACCGCCATTGGTATTACAGATGTAAATGGCCCTACCGTGCACTTTAAAGAAATTCTCTTTCTTGAAGGCGAAATTCACGAAGAGCCCGAAACTCTGCAGAGCCACTGCGCGTCACTTGTTGCGCTGTGGACGGCGATGCGAACGCCATCGCTGGTGGATTTGGGCCAATGCACGTGTATTGGTCGGCGACTGTTGAGTCAGGAGCCGGTACTTGGCCGGCGTTTCGCCGTACATGCCAATCAGCTTGGTGATAACAGTCTGCTTTTTGTCGTCATTAGTTCAACCAAGCGCTGGAACAACGTCGAAACTGTCAAGCGCATAGTGGCCGAGTTGGTTGAGCAAGCGAGGGAAATATACGACGTTGATGACATTCCGCCTTGTGCTTCTTCAGAGCCAGATGATGCAGGGCTGGACTGGTATCAATTTACGGCCAGGGAAGTGCAAATCCTCAAACTCGTTGCCAGCGGTATCAGTAACAAACAGATTGCACGAGAGCTGGGCTCAAGTCCGAATACAGTTCGAAACCAGATTCATGCCCTATTCCGCAAGACCGAAGTGACAAGTCGAACGGCGCTGGCAATGAGAGTAGCGGCCATCAAATAG